The proteins below come from a single Micromonospora citrea genomic window:
- a CDS encoding globin domain-containing protein, producing the protein MDDFARLLKESWTLVEEHRERLSGHFYARLFLLDPELRKLFPVQMTGQGDRILEAIVTASQTVGDPESFDEYLRSLGRDHRKYHVEAAHYETMGVALLDALRSTAGDGWNLEYDQAWRDAYAAISEKMLAGAAADDNPPYWHAEVLTHERYGADTAVLTCRALQHPLPWRAGQYVSVEVPRHHPRVWRTYSVANAPNDDNVLEFHVRTPPGAGWVSGALVRRVKPGDLLRVAAPMGSMTLDRSSERDVLCVAGGVGLAPIKALVEELASYNRTRWVHVFYGARTAADLYGLAGLQELVASHPWLSVTPACSEDPDFDGELGDISDVVSRYGPWTTHDCYVSGSARMVRATLRVLAEDDVPPQNTRYDTFGNL; encoded by the coding sequence GTGGACGACTTCGCACGGCTGCTGAAGGAGAGCTGGACCCTGGTCGAGGAGCACCGGGAGCGGCTGAGCGGTCACTTCTACGCCCGGCTCTTCCTGCTCGACCCCGAGCTGCGCAAGCTCTTCCCGGTGCAGATGACCGGGCAGGGCGACCGGATCCTGGAGGCGATCGTCACCGCCAGCCAGACGGTGGGCGACCCGGAGAGCTTCGACGAGTACCTGCGGTCGTTGGGCCGGGACCACCGGAAGTACCACGTCGAGGCGGCGCACTACGAGACGATGGGCGTCGCGCTGCTGGACGCGCTGCGCAGCACCGCCGGCGACGGCTGGAACCTGGAGTACGACCAGGCGTGGCGGGACGCGTACGCGGCGATCTCGGAGAAGATGCTGGCCGGGGCGGCGGCCGACGACAACCCGCCGTACTGGCACGCGGAGGTGCTGACCCACGAGCGGTACGGCGCGGACACCGCGGTGCTGACCTGCCGCGCGTTGCAGCACCCGTTGCCGTGGCGGGCCGGCCAGTACGTCAGCGTCGAGGTGCCCCGCCACCATCCCCGGGTGTGGCGCACCTACTCGGTGGCGAACGCCCCCAACGACGACAACGTGCTGGAGTTCCACGTCCGTACGCCTCCGGGTGCCGGCTGGGTCTCGGGGGCGCTGGTGCGCCGGGTGAAGCCGGGCGACCTGCTCCGGGTGGCGGCGCCGATGGGGTCGATGACGCTGGACCGCTCCTCGGAGCGGGACGTCCTGTGCGTGGCGGGCGGCGTCGGGCTCGCCCCGATCAAGGCGCTGGTGGAGGAGCTGGCGAGCTACAACCGCACCCGCTGGGTGCACGTCTTCTACGGCGCCCGCACCGCGGCGGACCTCTACGGCCTGGCCGGGCTCCAGGAGTTGGTGGCGTCGCACCCGTGGCTGTCGGTCACCCCCGCGTGCAGCGAGGACCCGGACTTCGACGGCGAGCTGGGCGACATCTCCGACGTGGTCAGCCGGTACGGGCCGTGGACGACGCACGACTGCTACGTCTCGGGCTCCGCCCGGATGGTCCGGGCCACCCTGCGCGTCCTCGCCGAGGACGACGTCCCGCCGCAGAACACCCGCTACGACACCTTCGGCAACCTCTAG
- a CDS encoding CPBP family intramembrane glutamic endopeptidase, translating to MTVELDRPATRRMLGTETLLVLGLSLGQSAVYATVSIVAKLTADGPLSKQTASLNTSVSPRPWLDLTYQLLGIAFALLPVLLAVHLLARDPGDPARTLGLDARRPGQDLARGAGLAALIGLPGLALFWAAAQLGVNATLVPAALPELWWTVPVLILAAVQNSVLEEVIVVGYLVTRLRQLGWRLGGVVATSALLRGSYHLYQGFGAFVGNVVMGVVFSLFYLRTRRVMPLVVAHTLLDVFAFVGYALLPREWFDWL from the coding sequence GTGACCGTTGAGCTGGACCGCCCGGCGACCCGCCGGATGCTCGGCACCGAGACGCTGCTGGTGCTCGGCCTGTCCCTGGGCCAGTCCGCCGTCTACGCGACGGTGTCGATCGTCGCCAAGCTGACCGCCGACGGGCCGCTGTCGAAGCAGACCGCCTCGCTCAACACCTCCGTGTCGCCCCGGCCGTGGCTGGACCTCACGTACCAGCTGCTCGGCATCGCCTTCGCGCTGCTGCCGGTGCTGCTCGCCGTACACCTGCTGGCGCGGGACCCCGGCGACCCGGCGCGGACGCTCGGCCTGGACGCCCGGCGGCCCGGCCAGGACCTGGCCCGCGGCGCCGGCCTGGCCGCGCTGATCGGCCTGCCCGGCCTGGCGCTGTTCTGGGCGGCGGCGCAGCTCGGCGTCAACGCCACGCTGGTGCCGGCCGCGCTGCCCGAGCTCTGGTGGACGGTGCCGGTGCTGATCCTGGCCGCCGTGCAGAACTCGGTGCTGGAGGAGGTGATCGTGGTCGGCTACCTGGTCACCCGGCTGCGCCAGCTCGGGTGGCGGCTCGGCGGGGTCGTCGCGACGAGCGCCCTGCTGCGCGGCTCGTACCACCTCTACCAGGGCTTCGGCGCCTTCGTCGGCAACGTGGTGATGGGCGTCGTGTTCAGCCTGTTCTACCTGCGCACCCGCCGGGTCATGCCGCTGGTCGTCGCGCACACGCTGCTGGACGTGTTCGCCTTCGTCGGCTACGCCCTGCTGCCCAGGGAGTGGTTCGACTGGCTGTGA
- a CDS encoding PadR family transcriptional regulator gives MGNQMTEMLKGTLEGIVLAILARRSAYGYEITAWLRERGFSDIAEGTIYALLVRVEQRGFVDVEKVPSEKGPPRKVYSLNAKGRDQLAEFWRTWNVLAERIEQLHHNDNQDEGA, from the coding sequence ATGGGCAACCAGATGACGGAGATGCTGAAGGGCACTCTCGAAGGCATCGTCCTGGCGATTCTGGCCCGCAGATCCGCATACGGCTACGAGATCACCGCGTGGCTGCGCGAGCGCGGATTCTCGGACATCGCGGAAGGCACCATCTACGCGCTGCTCGTCCGCGTCGAGCAACGCGGGTTCGTGGACGTGGAGAAGGTTCCCTCCGAGAAGGGCCCCCCGCGGAAGGTGTATTCGCTCAACGCGAAGGGGCGAGACCAACTCGCCGAGTTCTGGAGGACGTGGAACGTCCTCGCGGAACGCATCGAGCAACTTCACCACAACGACAACCAGGACGAAGGAGCATGA
- a CDS encoding DUF1048 domain-containing protein yields the protein MRVAAKWIEMLVGSFEQKKQYKHHMARMEALPEPYRSTAKALQRYFMYQGGILDGDTLVTMLGDFVDLWERAVADGTPVRAIVGGDPVEFAETFLLAYSGKQWIDKERERLRNAIDAAAGEETSA from the coding sequence ATGAGGGTGGCCGCGAAGTGGATCGAGATGCTCGTCGGGTCGTTTGAGCAGAAGAAGCAGTACAAGCACCACATGGCCCGCATGGAGGCCCTGCCGGAGCCCTATCGCAGCACGGCCAAGGCTCTTCAGCGGTACTTCATGTACCAGGGAGGGATCCTCGACGGCGACACGCTCGTCACGATGCTCGGCGACTTCGTCGACCTCTGGGAGCGTGCGGTCGCCGATGGAACGCCGGTCCGCGCGATCGTCGGCGGCGACCCGGTCGAATTCGCCGAGACGTTCCTGCTGGCGTACTCCGGCAAGCAGTGGATAGACAAGGAACGCGAGCGCCTCCGGAATGCGATCGACGCCGCCGCCGGCGAGGAGACGAGCGCATGA
- a CDS encoding ABC transporter ATP-binding protein, which translates to MTTETREPAIRVRAITKSYKDLHVLRGVDFDVAAGSIFALLGSNGAGKTTLVRILSTLLKANTGTATVHGFDVSSAPGEVRKSISLTGQFAAVDEVLTGRENLVLVAKLRHLKNPGAIADDMLARFSLTDAGNRRAATYSGGMRRRLDIAMSLVGSPPVVFLDEPTTGLDPQARIEVWQTVKQLAKDGTTILLTTQYLDEAEQLADRIAILHKGTIIQNGTLAELKQLLPSTRVEYVEKQPTLEDVFLALVGDTSDTADKAAVSAGEESR; encoded by the coding sequence ATGACCACCGAGACGCGCGAACCCGCGATCAGGGTGCGGGCCATCACGAAGTCCTACAAGGATCTGCACGTGCTGCGGGGCGTCGACTTCGACGTGGCGGCCGGGAGCATCTTCGCTCTGCTCGGCTCGAACGGCGCCGGAAAGACCACGCTGGTGCGGATCCTGTCGACGCTGCTGAAGGCGAACACCGGCACCGCGACCGTGCACGGCTTCGACGTCTCCTCGGCCCCGGGCGAGGTACGCAAGTCGATCAGCCTGACCGGGCAGTTCGCCGCAGTCGACGAGGTGCTCACCGGCCGGGAGAATCTGGTCCTGGTCGCGAAGCTGCGCCACCTGAAGAACCCGGGTGCGATCGCCGACGACATGCTCGCCCGTTTCTCGCTCACCGATGCCGGCAATCGCCGGGCGGCGACGTACTCGGGCGGCATGCGCCGGCGGCTGGACATCGCGATGAGCCTTGTCGGCAGCCCGCCGGTCGTGTTCCTCGACGAGCCGACCACCGGCCTCGACCCGCAGGCCCGCATCGAGGTCTGGCAGACGGTGAAGCAGCTCGCCAAGGATGGCACGACCATCCTGCTGACCACGCAGTACCTCGACGAGGCCGAGCAACTCGCCGACCGGATCGCGATCCTGCACAAGGGCACGATCATCCAGAACGGCACGCTCGCCGAGCTGAAGCAGCTCCTCCCGTCCACCAGGGTCGAGTACGTCGAGAAGCAGCCGACCCTCGAGGACGTCTTCCTCGCCCTCGTCGGCGACACCAGTGACACCGCCGACAAGGCAGCCGTGTCCGCAGGAGAGGAATCCCGATGA
- a CDS encoding ABC transporter permease codes for MTAHVLSDTGTLTGRSLRHILRSPDTIITTAVTPVALMLLFVYVLGGAINTGSDESYINYMLPGILLITIASGIAYTAYRLFLDMQGGIFERFQSMPIPRSSVLWAHVLTSLVANLASLVIVTGVALIMGFRTGASMVDWLAVAGILILFILGLTWVAVMAGLSAKTVDGASAFSYPLIFLPFISSAFVPTDSMPGPVAWFAENQPVTSIVNTLRALFAQQPVGNDIWIALAWCVGLLVAAYVAATAIYRKKIS; via the coding sequence ATGACCGCCCACGTCCTCAGCGACACCGGAACCCTCACCGGCCGCTCCCTGCGTCACATCCTCCGCAGCCCGGACACCATCATCACCACAGCGGTCACCCCGGTCGCGCTGATGCTGCTCTTCGTGTACGTGCTGGGCGGAGCCATCAACACCGGATCCGACGAGTCGTACATCAACTACATGCTCCCGGGCATCCTGCTCATCACCATCGCCTCCGGCATCGCCTACACGGCGTACCGGCTGTTCCTCGACATGCAGGGCGGCATCTTCGAACGCTTCCAGTCGATGCCGATCCCACGATCCTCCGTGCTCTGGGCGCATGTCCTGACCTCACTCGTCGCCAACCTGGCGTCGCTCGTGATCGTCACCGGCGTCGCGCTGATCATGGGGTTCCGCACCGGCGCGTCCATGGTCGACTGGCTCGCCGTCGCCGGCATCCTGATCCTGTTCATCCTCGGCCTCACCTGGGTCGCCGTGATGGCGGGCCTTTCCGCCAAGACCGTCGACGGCGCGAGCGCCTTCAGCTACCCGCTGATCTTCCTGCCCTTCATCAGCTCGGCGTTCGTCCCCACCGACTCGATGCCTGGCCCGGTCGCGTGGTTCGCCGAGAACCAGCCGGTGACGTCCATCGTGAACACTCTCCGCGCGCTGTTCGCGCAGCAACCCGTCGGCAACGACATCTGGATCGCCCTCGCCTGGTGCGTCGGCCTGCTCGTCGCCGCCTACGTCGCCGCGACAGCGATCTACCGCAAGAAGATCAGCTAG
- a CDS encoding serine hydrolase domain-containing protein codes for MMGMTSETPEHGLVGRRTVLKGVVGAGVLTGLTGLAGHGTASASVSGSDAGDGGECGVARGWGKVADAFRANFEGPGEVGAACSVYVGGRLVVNLWGGLADRAANRRWRRNTIMQVASTTKGATAICAHLLVQRGLLDLDAPVVRYWPEFGAHGKDQIPVRWLLSHQAGLPIVDGPLTFEQACAWDPVIRALEAQPPLWEPGTQHIYHANTYGYLVGEVVRRITGKSLGTFFAEEVARPLGLSAWIGLPARHEPRVAKIHNAAPFSVEELLAGMIRVTGLDAETVTAWVTALYSPGSVAMRAGELGGAFTTSDYFTTRAWRASEHPAANMVADAHSIARMYAATVSNVNGVRLLNPATVARATEIHTDKTSMYGLPSGLNIPADRSFNMSLGFWRACPPYPMLSPASFGHPGSGGSVGFADPDAGVGFGYATNLWNFRPDDPRATNLANAVRTCLG; via the coding sequence GTGATGGGCATGACAAGCGAAACTCCCGAGCATGGGCTCGTTGGGCGCCGGACCGTGTTGAAGGGCGTGGTGGGCGCCGGCGTGCTCACCGGCCTCACCGGCCTCGCCGGACACGGCACCGCTTCCGCAAGCGTCTCCGGTAGCGATGCTGGTGACGGTGGTGAGTGCGGTGTCGCGCGCGGCTGGGGAAAGGTGGCGGACGCGTTCCGTGCGAACTTCGAGGGCCCCGGCGAGGTGGGTGCGGCGTGCAGCGTCTACGTGGGTGGCCGCCTCGTGGTCAACCTGTGGGGCGGCCTCGCCGACCGCGCGGCGAACCGACGGTGGCGCAGAAACACCATCATGCAGGTCGCGTCCACGACGAAGGGCGCTACCGCGATCTGTGCACACCTGCTGGTACAGCGCGGTCTGCTGGATCTGGACGCGCCGGTGGTGCGGTACTGGCCGGAGTTCGGCGCCCACGGCAAGGACCAGATCCCGGTGCGCTGGCTGTTGTCGCACCAGGCCGGGCTGCCGATCGTTGACGGACCGCTGACCTTCGAGCAGGCATGCGCCTGGGACCCGGTCATCCGGGCATTGGAGGCGCAGCCGCCGCTGTGGGAGCCGGGCACCCAGCACATCTACCACGCCAACACCTACGGATACCTGGTCGGCGAGGTCGTGCGTCGGATCACCGGCAAGTCACTCGGCACCTTCTTCGCCGAGGAGGTGGCTCGCCCGCTCGGCTTGAGCGCCTGGATCGGGTTGCCCGCCAGACACGAGCCACGGGTGGCGAAGATCCACAACGCTGCTCCGTTCAGCGTGGAAGAGTTGCTCGCCGGGATGATCAGGGTTACCGGGCTCGACGCGGAGACGGTAACTGCCTGGGTCACCGCCCTGTACAGTCCGGGCTCCGTCGCAATGCGCGCCGGCGAACTCGGCGGTGCCTTCACCACGTCCGACTACTTCACCACGCGTGCCTGGCGTGCATCCGAGCACCCAGCCGCGAACATGGTCGCCGACGCACACTCGATCGCCCGGATGTACGCCGCCACGGTCAGCAACGTCAACGGTGTACGACTGCTCAACCCGGCAACCGTCGCAAGAGCGACGGAGATCCACACCGACAAGACATCGATGTACGGGCTGCCGTCAGGGCTGAACATCCCCGCTGACCGTTCCTTCAACATGTCACTCGGGTTCTGGCGAGCCTGCCCGCCCTACCCGATGCTCAGCCCGGCGTCGTTTGGCCACCCAGGCTCCGGCGGCTCGGTCGGCTTCGCCGACCCCGACGCCGGTGTCGGCTTCGGCTACGCCACCAACCTCTGGAACTTCCGACCCGACGACCCACGGGCGACGAACCTGGCCAACGCCGTCCGAACCTGCCTCGGATGA
- a CDS encoding ABC transporter permease has product MLPRTERGRHGSPRRPLPAVRPRELDRWPAAQWSDDQHGQWLTETTSRIPTVVLGAVAASRLGIAGVPTGDGVGQQVMIGDRWFTVVGILAAVPLLPEIDRSVFVGWHAARSELAFDGHPTVLYIQTAEPAIEDVRAVLPETVNPQQPADVVVSRPSEALLAKRATQNAFSTLFLALAAVALLVGGIGVANTMVISVLERRAEIGLRRALGATRGQIRSQFLIESMMLALLGGVTGALLGGAATVAWATWHHWPVIVPLPATLAGLAGALVVGMAAGVYPSMRAAALAPTEALGSG; this is encoded by the coding sequence GTGCTGCCCAGGACGGAAAGAGGCCGTCACGGTTCCCCGAGACGGCCTCTTCCTGCTGTGCGCCCGAGGGAACTCGACCGCTGGCCTGCTGCTCAGTGGTCGGACGATCAGCACGGTCAGTGGCTCACCGAGACGACCTCCCGGATCCCCACCGTGGTACTCGGCGCGGTGGCGGCGTCGAGACTGGGGATCGCCGGCGTGCCCACCGGTGACGGGGTCGGCCAGCAGGTCATGATCGGTGACCGGTGGTTCACCGTCGTCGGCATCCTCGCCGCCGTGCCCCTGCTTCCGGAGATCGACCGATCGGTGTTCGTCGGCTGGCACGCCGCCCGCTCAGAGCTGGCCTTCGACGGCCACCCCACGGTCCTCTACATCCAGACCGCCGAACCGGCGATCGAGGACGTCCGCGCCGTCCTGCCGGAGACGGTGAACCCGCAGCAGCCCGCCGATGTCGTGGTCAGCCGTCCCTCGGAGGCACTGCTCGCCAAACGAGCCACCCAGAACGCGTTCTCGACGCTGTTCCTCGCGCTGGCCGCGGTCGCGCTCCTCGTCGGCGGGATCGGCGTGGCCAACACCATGGTCATCTCGGTGCTGGAGCGCCGAGCCGAGATCGGACTACGCCGTGCGCTGGGGGCGACCAGGGGCCAGATCCGCAGCCAGTTCCTGATCGAGTCGATGATGCTGGCGCTGCTGGGCGGCGTCACCGGAGCACTGCTTGGAGGAGCCGCCACGGTGGCGTGGGCGACCTGGCACCACTGGCCCGTCATCGTCCCGCTTCCCGCGACGCTGGCGGGCCTCGCCGGTGCCTTGGTCGTGGGAATGGCCGCCGGCGTCTATCCCTCCATGCGCGCCGCCGCGCTGGCTCCGACCGAAGCCCTCGGCAGTGGCTGA
- a CDS encoding DoxX family protein: MFTTLMLFAIPTLGFRLLAVVGVRRFADWRTSAAHGLAVMLVFTGAAHFVPDSVTVMPSHGDMVAMVPPFVPFPSLVVYGTGVLEFLGALGLVLARTRTAAGIGLSVLFVLMFPANVYAALENVPLNGDPATPLWFRIPEQIVFIAVALWAAGVVNRQPAHPAVAAREPRPANRAG; this comes from the coding sequence TTGTTCACGACACTCATGCTGTTCGCGATCCCCACGCTGGGGTTCCGCCTGCTCGCCGTGGTCGGGGTGCGTCGGTTCGCCGACTGGCGGACCAGCGCGGCCCACGGACTGGCCGTCATGCTCGTCTTCACCGGTGCCGCACACTTCGTCCCCGACAGCGTCACGGTGATGCCCAGCCACGGCGACATGGTGGCCATGGTTCCGCCGTTCGTCCCGTTCCCCAGCCTGGTGGTATATGGGACCGGCGTACTGGAATTCCTCGGCGCCCTGGGACTCGTCCTGGCACGGACCCGTACGGCAGCCGGAATCGGTCTCTCCGTCCTGTTCGTGTTGATGTTCCCGGCCAACGTATACGCCGCCCTGGAGAACGTGCCGCTCAACGGCGATCCCGCCACGCCGCTGTGGTTCCGGATTCCGGAGCAGATCGTCTTCATCGCCGTCGCCCTCTGGGCGGCAGGCGTCGTCAACAGGCAGCCGGCCCACCCCGCCGTCGCCGCACGAGAACCCCGCCCGGCGAACCGCGCTGGCTGA
- a CDS encoding VOC family protein, which produces MNTEYAADIDYIDHTVLITTDLTAASARYAALGFTLSPVSPHHLAERPGGPLLPTCTANRCAYFGQSFIELLGIVDPAAPDPWGVHQLRQTYRGLLMTLGSRDVQATAERLRAAGLASTGIRALQREVSTPDGPRTVRADSVRIDAAHTPEGALQATQHFTPQYVHQPRYLDHPNGAVGLHSVLLVAPDDEVDGHEERYARILDADVWIEGPKRVIHLRHGRVEIIPQSSLDDVLPGHALPGLPLLAAHTVAVRDLTAARKLIEHNEISTHTTPEGFYVTAEDAYGVPLAFTQV; this is translated from the coding sequence ATGAACACCGAATACGCCGCCGACATCGACTACATCGACCACACCGTGCTCATCACCACCGACCTCACCGCGGCCTCCGCCCGTTACGCGGCTCTCGGTTTCACCCTGAGCCCCGTCTCGCCCCACCACCTGGCCGAACGGCCCGGCGGTCCGCTCCTGCCCACCTGCACCGCCAACCGGTGCGCCTACTTCGGGCAGTCGTTCATCGAACTGCTCGGCATCGTCGACCCCGCCGCCCCCGACCCCTGGGGCGTCCACCAGCTGCGCCAGACCTACCGCGGCCTGCTGATGACCCTCGGCTCCCGCGACGTCCAGGCCACCGCGGAGCGGCTACGCGCGGCCGGCCTCGCCTCCACCGGGATCCGCGCGCTGCAACGAGAGGTCTCCACCCCCGACGGACCGCGGACCGTCCGCGCCGACAGCGTCCGCATCGATGCCGCCCACACCCCCGAGGGGGCGCTCCAGGCAACGCAGCACTTCACGCCGCAGTACGTCCACCAGCCTCGGTATCTCGATCACCCCAACGGCGCGGTCGGCCTGCACAGCGTGCTGCTGGTCGCGCCCGACGACGAGGTCGACGGCCACGAAGAGCGCTACGCCCGCATCCTGGACGCCGACGTGTGGATCGAAGGCCCCAAGCGCGTGATCCACCTGCGGCACGGCCGAGTGGAGATCATCCCGCAGTCCTCGCTCGACGACGTCCTTCCCGGACACGCCCTGCCCGGCCTGCCCCTGCTGGCCGCCCACACCGTCGCTGTCCGCGACCTGACCGCCGCGCGCAAGCTCATCGAGCACAACGAGATCTCCACCCACACCACCCCGGAGGGCTTCTACGTCACGGCCGAGGACGCCTACGGGGTGCCACTCGCCTTCACTCAGGTCTGA
- a CDS encoding DoxX family protein, producing the protein MVPFIALTGGFIVLRLIGLVGVDALDAWQPALRGALALMFVFTGVPHFLSSWRRDFVAMIPPAIPHPALLVTLTGVLELAGAAGLLFPPTAPYAAIGLAVLMLAMFPANVSAARRGLTLAGKPVTPLPTRTVLQVLFIAAAVAAAA; encoded by the coding sequence ATGGTTCCGTTCATCGCCCTCACGGGCGGATTCATCGTGCTACGGCTCATCGGCCTGGTCGGCGTCGACGCCCTGGACGCCTGGCAGCCGGCCCTGCGGGGCGCGCTGGCCCTGATGTTCGTCTTCACCGGCGTGCCCCATTTCCTGTCCTCATGGCGCCGCGACTTCGTCGCGATGATCCCGCCGGCGATCCCGCACCCGGCCCTGCTGGTCACGCTCACCGGCGTCCTGGAGCTCGCCGGCGCCGCCGGACTGCTGTTTCCGCCGACCGCGCCGTACGCGGCGATCGGGCTGGCCGTGCTCATGCTCGCGATGTTCCCGGCCAACGTCTCGGCGGCCCGCCGGGGTCTCACCCTGGCCGGGAAACCCGTGACCCCCCTGCCGACCCGCACGGTCCTGCAGGTGCTCTTCATCGCCGCCGCGGTCGCCGCGGCCGCGTGA
- a CDS encoding epoxide hydrolase family protein → MTFSPFRIDVSDEILDDLRARLTRTRFTSRSGDQPWQAGTDPDYLRHLVSYWVDGFNWRAREAELNALPHYQTQIGGRRLHFLRVAGARPKGAPAPLPLILSHGWPSSFVEMLPLVDRLTNPARHGGDPADAFDVVVPSLPGFLYSELPKGPLTRATMAQTMHLLMTDVLGYQRYGAFGGDVGGVVTGWLGALYPEQVVGIHMIHPPFPASFDSRPLSPAEQAFLDAEAVYDQTDGGYSAIMGTRPDTIAAALVDSPAGLAAWLVDKYRDWSDNHGDLESRFDRDTLLTIITLYWASGTIGSSFRQYFDYARNSPRPDITVPAAFTVSTEPSMVNFPREMTERACTDIRHWSEPGRGGHFMPLEEPDLLAGELRRFFTSLRPY, encoded by the coding sequence ATGACCTTCTCCCCGTTCCGTATCGACGTCTCCGACGAGATACTCGACGACCTGCGGGCCCGACTGACCCGTACCCGCTTCACCAGCCGCAGCGGCGACCAGCCGTGGCAGGCCGGCACCGACCCGGACTACCTGCGGCACCTGGTGTCCTACTGGGTCGACGGATTCAACTGGCGTGCTCGGGAAGCAGAACTCAACGCACTGCCGCACTACCAGACTCAGATCGGCGGCCGGCGCCTGCACTTCCTGAGGGTGGCCGGGGCGCGTCCGAAAGGCGCGCCCGCACCGCTGCCGCTGATCCTGAGCCACGGTTGGCCCAGCAGCTTCGTGGAGATGCTGCCGCTGGTCGACCGTCTGACCAACCCCGCTCGCCACGGCGGCGATCCCGCCGACGCGTTCGACGTGGTGGTCCCCTCGCTGCCCGGGTTCCTGTACTCGGAGCTGCCGAAGGGCCCGCTCACCCGTGCGACGATGGCGCAGACGATGCACCTGTTGATGACCGATGTCCTCGGTTACCAGCGTTACGGCGCCTTCGGCGGCGATGTCGGCGGCGTGGTCACCGGCTGGCTGGGCGCGCTGTATCCCGAGCAGGTGGTCGGCATCCACATGATCCACCCACCGTTCCCGGCCAGCTTCGACTCCCGCCCGCTGTCGCCGGCCGAGCAGGCGTTTCTCGACGCCGAGGCGGTGTACGACCAGACCGACGGCGGGTACAGCGCCATCATGGGCACCCGGCCGGACACCATCGCCGCGGCGCTTGTCGACTCGCCGGCCGGCCTGGCCGCCTGGCTCGTCGACAAGTACCGGGACTGGAGCGACAACCACGGAGACCTGGAAAGCCGGTTCGACCGCGACACCCTGCTGACGATCATCACCCTGTACTGGGCGAGCGGCACGATCGGTTCCTCGTTCCGCCAGTACTTCGACTATGCCCGCAACAGCCCACGACCCGACATCACGGTGCCCGCCGCGTTCACGGTGAGCACCGAACCGTCGATGGTCAACTTCCCGCGCGAGATGACCGAACGCGCCTGCACCGACATCCGGCACTGGAGTGAGCCAGGTAGGGGCGGCCACTTCATGCCGCTCGAGGAACCGGACCTGCTCGCCGGCGAACTCAGGCGGTTCTTCACCTCGCTCCGCCCGTACTGA
- a CDS encoding alpha/beta fold hydrolase, with protein MTREGEPGADFATREDSRRVAYEVTGAPDGFPVFLLHGTPGSRRGPKPRSIVLYRMGVRLIAYDRPGYGDSDRREGRDVADAARDVEAIADQLGVERFAVVGRSGGGPHALACAADAELRGRVSRVAVLVSLAPWNAIELDWVGGMNTGNVRGFGVGSPDTAAVVEEIRQRAERAAADPRLLLADLRTEMSAADRRAVNDPALRRLITDTYEEALRSGPYGWIDDVLAFRRNWAFDLKAIDTAVTPVRLWHGADDNFAPVSHGRWLAAQIPGAEMEVRPGAAHFDAVEELPRILRWLVDPDPDPDPALSTDLLIGARPGQ; from the coding sequence GTGACCCGAGAAGGCGAGCCAGGGGCCGACTTCGCCACACGCGAGGACAGCAGACGCGTGGCGTACGAGGTGACCGGCGCGCCCGACGGATTCCCCGTCTTCCTGCTCCACGGCACACCCGGCAGCCGCCGTGGCCCGAAGCCCCGCAGCATCGTGCTCTACCGGATGGGCGTCCGCCTGATCGCCTACGATCGCCCCGGCTACGGCGACTCCGACCGGCGCGAGGGCCGGGACGTGGCCGACGCCGCCCGCGACGTGGAGGCGATCGCCGACCAGCTGGGCGTGGAGCGGTTCGCCGTCGTCGGCCGCTCCGGGGGCGGCCCGCACGCCCTCGCCTGTGCGGCCGACGCCGAGCTGCGTGGCCGGGTGAGCAGGGTGGCGGTGCTGGTGAGCCTCGCGCCGTGGAACGCGATCGAGCTGGACTGGGTCGGCGGCATGAACACCGGCAACGTCCGCGGGTTCGGGGTGGGTTCCCCCGACACCGCCGCCGTGGTGGAGGAGATCCGCCAGCGCGCCGAGCGGGCCGCCGCCGATCCCCGGCTCCTCCTGGCCGACCTGCGGACGGAGATGAGCGCGGCGGACCGCCGGGCGGTCAACGACCCGGCGCTGCGCCGACTGATCACCGACACCTACGAGGAGGCCCTCCGCTCGGGCCCGTACGGGTGGATCGACGACGTGCTGGCGTTCCGCCGCAACTGGGCGTTCGACCTCAAGGCGATCGACACCGCGGTGACGCCGGTCCGGCTGTGGCACGGCGCCGACGACAACTTCGCCCCGGTCAGCCACGGTCGGTGGCTCGCCGCGCAGATCCCCGGCGCCGAAATGGAGGTCCGGCCCGGGGCGGCGCACTTCGACGCCGTCGAGGAGCTGCCGCGCATCCTGCGCTGGCTCGTCGACCCCGACCCCGACCCTGACCCGGCGCTGAGCACCGACCTGCTCATCGGCGCGCGGCCCGGTCAGTAG